Sequence from the Bacteroidota bacterium genome:
CGTTAACTCAAACACGCACGTCCGGTATTTTAATGCCTACTTGGGGTGAGTCTTCGCAACAAGGTTATTTTTTACAAAATGGGGGTTATTACCTTGCTTTAAACGATTATTTCGATTTGGCATTGACCGGAGATGTTTACACAAATGGTAGTTGGAGTTTTAGGGCTAACAGTAACTACTCTTTACGTTATAAGTTTAACGGAAATGTCGGGTTTAAATATGACAATGTAATCTACAGTCTTAGAGGTTTTGATGACTATAGCAAAAGTTCAAATTATAATATCAGGTGGACACACAGCCAAGATGCAACAGCAAATCCCAATGCGCGTTTATCAGCATCTGTAAACCTAGGGAGTAGTAAGTATTATCGACAGTCATTAAATGAATATAGTACCAATGCTTATTTAAAAAACCAATTGAGTTCTTCTGTGTCTTTTTCAAAACGATTTGTAGGAACTCCTTTCAACTTGAGCTTGTCAGCAACACATTCACAAGTTACAGATACTGAAAAAATTACCATGTCATTACCATCATTACAATTGAGCATGGATCGTATTTATCCGTTTGCACCAAAGAGTGGTTCCTCAAAGAATCCATTACACAAACTGAGTTTGAGTTATAATATGGCCGGTGATTATCGTATTAATACAACTGACGAATATTTCTTCAAAAAGGAAATGTTTGATCAAGCAAAATCAGGAATAAAGCACAATGCCAGCTTAAGTACAAATATGAAATTATTCAACTATTTTACTGTGAATCCAAATGCTAATTATAAAGAGACCTGGTATTTTGATTATATTGAAAAAAAGTATAGCGAGGGTGATAATAGCATTATTTCAGATACAATAAGCAAATTTAAAGCATTAAGAGAATACAGCACCGGACTTTCTTTATCGACTAATATTTACGGTACATTCAAATTTAAAAAAGGAAGATTAAAAGCCATACGTCACACAGTTAGACCTTCTGTATCATATAGTTATCGACCGGATTTCAGTTTTTATGACGAAGAAGTTTATAACCCCGAGACAGAAGAAACAGAGACTTATTCACCCTACCAAGGAAGTATTTATGGCGTTCCGGGAAAAGGAATTTCAAACAATATTGGCATCAGTTTAAGTAATTCCTTTGAAGCAAAAATTATGTCAAAAGATTCGACTCAAACAGAGGCAAAAAAAATAAATTTATTGAATAATTTAAATTTTTCTACGGGTTACAATATAACTGCCGACACCTTACGTTGGTCACCTGTTGGAATGAATACAGGGGCAAATCTGTTTAAAAATAAATTACGTATCAACGTCAATGCAAGTTTAGACCCTTATGCAATTAATGCAAATGGAAATAGAATAAACAAATTTAATATTGAAAATGGTGGTAGTTTATTTAGGTTAACCCGTGCCGGAGTCACAATGAGTTATGGTTTGTCAGATAAAACCTTTAAAAGAGAGGAAAAATCGGATAAAGATAGTGATCAAACAGGTGTAGATTCTGGAATTGCGGATAATGATATGAGAGATCAAGGCGATCAGAAAGACGAAAAAACAAAGAAAACGAAGTTGTATCACTCCAAAATACCATGGTCATTAAATTTATCGTATTCGTTGCAATATAGCAATGCACAGCGCCAAAATGAGTTCTCTTCAAATTCCCTGATGTTTAACGGTGATGTTGAGTTGAGTCCAAAATGGAGTGTCGGTTTTAATTCGAGTTACGACTTAAAAGGAAAAGGCTTGGGGCATACCAGTCTTAACTTTCAACGGGATTTAGATAGTTGGAAAATGCGTTTTAGTTGGGTGCCGTTTGGAACCAGAAAAACCTATTACTTCTTTATTGGTGTGAAATCATCGGTATTGAGTGATCTAAAATATGACAAGAGAAAAATGCCGGATAAGAGGCTTTTCTAAATAGTAAGAAAAAATAATTATAACACATAAATAAGAAATATGAAACGAATCATTAAAACACCAAAAGCACCCATGCCAATTGGGCCTTATAATCAAGCAGTATTTACTACAGGAGGCACTTTATATATTTCAGGTCAAATACCTATGAATCCTGAGACAGGTAAGTTGGTTGAAACCGGAATTAAAGATGCCACAAAACAAGTAATGCAAAACCTGAAAGCTATCCTAACCGAGGCTGATTTGAGTTTTAGCAATGTGGTCAAATCATCTATTTTTATAGAAGACATGGATGATTTTGCAGACATAAATGAAGTTTATGGAGCCTATTTTGACGAAAGAACAGCTCCGGCAAGAGAAACAGTGCAAGTTGCAAAATTACCTTTAGGTGTGGCTGTTGAGATTTCTGTAATTGCTGTTAGTGAGCGTTAGAGGCAAGCTAAAAAGTAATTTTTTTGTCAATTGGAGCGCAGTCGAGAATATTAGTCTTTGAA
This genomic interval carries:
- a CDS encoding putative LPS assembly protein LptD, whose protein sequence is DHSAEEYIQIDVVKNITTLYNKAKLHYQDVDLEAGVIVIDYKKNLIIARGIKDSTGYTQIPYFKQGAEESTQDSIMVNYDTEKALIWGLNSEQDNGIIMGSGVSKKVNDSTIYVRDIVITTSKKINPDYYIGINKAKIVPKKKIIAGASQLFIADVPTPAWLPFAYFPLTQTRTSGILMPTWGESSQQGYFLQNGGYYLALNDYFDLALTGDVYTNGSWSFRANSNYSLRYKFNGNVGFKYDNVIYSLRGFDDYSKSSNYNIRWTHSQDATANPNARLSASVNLGSSKYYRQSLNEYSTNAYLKNQLSSSVSFSKRFVGTPFNLSLSATHSQVTDTEKITMSLPSLQLSMDRIYPFAPKSGSSKNPLHKLSLSYNMAGDYRINTTDEYFFKKEMFDQAKSGIKHNASLSTNMKLFNYFTVNPNANYKETWYFDYIEKKYSEGDNSIISDTISKFKALREYSTGLSLSTNIYGTFKFKKGRLKAIRHTVRPSVSYSYRPDFSFYDEEVYNPETEETETYSPYQGSIYGVPGKGISNNIGISLSNSFEAKIMSKDSTQTEAKKINLLNNLNFSTGYNITADTLRWSPVGMNTGANLFKNKLRINVNASLDPYAINANGNRINKFNIENGGSLFRLTRAGVTMSYGLSDKTFKREEKSDKDSDQTGVDSGIADNDMRDQGDQKDEKTKKTKLYHSKIPWSLNLSYSLQYSNAQRQNEFSSNSLMFNGDVELSPKWSVGFNSSYDLKGKGLGHTSLNFQRDLDSWKMRFSWVPFGTRKTYYFFIGVKSSVLSDLKYDKRKMPDKRLF
- a CDS encoding RidA family protein, encoding MKRIIKTPKAPMPIGPYNQAVFTTGGTLYISGQIPMNPETGKLVETGIKDATKQVMQNLKAILTEADLSFSNVVKSSIFIEDMDDFADINEVYGAYFDERTAPARETVQVAKLPLGVAVEISVIAVSER